Proteins co-encoded in one Desulfitobacterium hafniense DCB-2 genomic window:
- a CDS encoding IS4-like element ISDha5 family transposase, with amino-acid sequence MLQHNSLPEQHQNQLSLIFSSLKLSQLLRAAGIRKSYGVSSFVVFQIIFQLVFQGRNLFRLLEGSRAESLPGKDVVYRFLNDSRYNWRRFYQLLSLKMVGRFEKLTSAQRIRVFIVDDSVMERERSKKVELLARVFDHVSGRFVRGYTLLTLGWSDGFSFAPLDFTLMSSAKAKNRLCEMREDLDKRSVGYKRRLEAMSPKPDTVVQMLERALKAGFSADYVLMDSWFTHAPLLQKLRDKELHVIGMVKELKQRYLFEGKSLSLRELYARVPKNPKAEILGSVRVHTPSGLALKVVFVQNRNNRREWLAILTTDLSLETTEVVRIYGMRWSIETFFKMAKSHLKLGTEFQGRSFDMMVSHTTIVFTRYLILEWERRENNDERSLGGLFYLFADEVMDLDLKTALRQLMTFVLNLLPNKPENNESLSQLQKWIAALPSYIKALFPQLGCES; translated from the coding sequence ATGTTACAACACAACTCTCTGCCTGAACAGCATCAAAATCAGCTTTCTTTAATTTTTTCTTCCCTTAAGCTTAGTCAGCTGCTTCGAGCCGCTGGGATCCGCAAGTCCTATGGGGTTTCAAGCTTCGTTGTCTTCCAAATCATTTTCCAACTCGTTTTTCAAGGTCGAAATCTGTTTCGGCTGTTAGAAGGAAGCCGGGCAGAATCTCTTCCAGGTAAAGATGTTGTTTATCGGTTTCTCAATGACTCTCGGTATAACTGGAGGCGTTTTTACCAGTTACTCAGCCTCAAGATGGTCGGACGCTTTGAAAAGCTCACCTCTGCGCAGCGTATCCGTGTTTTTATCGTAGATGATTCTGTAATGGAGCGCGAACGAAGCAAGAAAGTTGAACTCTTAGCCCGAGTGTTTGACCATGTTTCGGGCCGCTTTGTTCGCGGTTACACCTTACTAACCTTGGGCTGGTCTGACGGGTTCAGCTTCGCACCCCTTGATTTTACATTGATGAGTTCTGCAAAAGCTAAAAATCGTCTTTGTGAAATGAGAGAGGACTTAGACAAACGCTCCGTAGGCTATAAGCGTCGCCTGGAAGCGATGAGCCCTAAACCGGACACCGTGGTTCAAATGCTTGAACGAGCTCTCAAAGCCGGATTCTCAGCGGATTACGTCCTAATGGATAGTTGGTTTACCCATGCTCCACTTTTGCAAAAGCTAAGGGATAAGGAGCTTCACGTTATTGGAATGGTTAAAGAACTTAAGCAGCGTTATCTCTTTGAAGGAAAATCACTCAGTTTACGAGAGCTCTACGCGAGAGTCCCAAAGAACCCGAAAGCAGAAATACTGGGTTCAGTGCGTGTTCATACCCCTTCAGGCTTAGCTTTAAAAGTTGTTTTCGTCCAGAATCGAAACAACCGAAGAGAGTGGTTAGCGATCTTAACCACCGATCTTTCCTTAGAAACTACTGAAGTCGTAAGAATTTACGGGATGCGTTGGAGTATCGAAACGTTTTTCAAAATGGCCAAATCGCATTTGAAGCTAGGAACTGAATTTCAGGGCCGATCCTTCGATATGATGGTTAGTCACACAACCATAGTCTTTACCCGTTACCTCATCCTGGAGTGGGAACGAAGAGAAAACAATGATGAACGCTCTCTTGGGGGACTCTTTTATCTTTTTGCTGATGAGGTTATGGATTTAGACTTGAAAACAGCACTACGTCAGTTAATGACGTTTGTTCTTAATCTACTACCCAATAAACCAGAGAATAACGAATCACTCAGTCAATTACAAAAGTGGATTGCTGCATTACCCAGTTATATCAAGGCTCTATTCCCTCAACTGGGGTGCGAAAGTTGA
- a CDS encoding M23 family metallopeptidase: protein MSNWKGGLDGISQSIKENLTKVLGRFSESKVAWEFPKIVLGVMGLMVVLGGGLYYSQTTTAAALMLNGQEIGYVASPDAGKQLVDSILVSQGDSSDLVAKTHDQIEFQDTRIRKGTLQENSVTEAKLNNLISTYFEGVQFSIEDAPIAILPSEDDFQKILQAYQEIYAKPSENNTITSVEFKELISSQPVEVQQAEFSSPEMVLETLRKGHEARTEYVVQPNDSWWLIARKNDMLTKEVLAGNPGMDEDKTLQVGEKINLVKVTPYLTVVSKGIYTGTETIPFDVESKTDYSLPSGSSVVRQEGSDGSKKVTYSYVQENGKNIEKVVLEEKIIQQPVTQVIAKGPTYASANVALSRGSGKVSGLGWPLRGGLNSYYGYRWGSFHTGLDIGGDTGQPFVAAAGGTVSSVGWSGGYGNMILIDHGNGVATRYAHASKVSVSNGQQISKGESIGLVGSTGRSTGPHLHFEVIINGDTVNPLNYLP from the coding sequence TTGTCCAATTGGAAAGGGGGCTTAGACGGTATTAGTCAGAGCATAAAAGAGAACCTGACTAAGGTGTTGGGAAGGTTTTCTGAGTCAAAGGTAGCTTGGGAATTTCCCAAAATCGTCCTTGGGGTGATGGGACTGATGGTAGTATTAGGTGGCGGCCTTTATTACAGCCAGACAACCACGGCAGCCGCACTGATGCTTAATGGTCAGGAAATTGGGTATGTAGCATCCCCGGACGCAGGCAAACAATTGGTGGATTCCATCCTTGTTTCCCAAGGGGATTCCTCAGATCTTGTTGCAAAGACTCATGATCAAATCGAGTTCCAGGACACGCGGATCAGGAAAGGGACTCTTCAGGAGAACTCTGTAACAGAAGCTAAGCTGAACAATTTAATAAGTACATATTTTGAAGGAGTGCAATTTTCTATCGAAGATGCTCCTATAGCAATCCTGCCCAGTGAAGACGATTTCCAGAAGATTCTCCAAGCTTATCAAGAAATCTATGCCAAACCCAGTGAGAATAATACCATCACTTCCGTAGAATTCAAAGAACTGATTTCTTCTCAGCCTGTGGAAGTGCAGCAGGCGGAATTTAGTTCGCCGGAGATGGTTCTGGAAACCTTAAGGAAAGGACATGAAGCCAGAACAGAGTATGTGGTTCAACCCAATGACTCCTGGTGGCTAATCGCCCGCAAAAACGATATGCTGACCAAGGAAGTATTGGCCGGGAACCCGGGTATGGATGAAGATAAGACTCTTCAGGTTGGTGAAAAAATAAACTTGGTCAAAGTGACCCCTTATCTCACCGTAGTAAGTAAGGGAATCTATACCGGTACCGAGACGATTCCCTTTGATGTTGAATCGAAAACCGATTATAGTTTGCCCAGCGGTTCTTCAGTGGTTCGCCAGGAGGGAAGCGATGGCAGCAAAAAAGTCACCTATTCCTATGTTCAGGAAAACGGCAAGAACATAGAAAAAGTAGTGTTGGAAGAAAAAATCATCCAACAGCCGGTGACTCAAGTTATTGCCAAAGGACCCACCTACGCATCGGCCAATGTGGCCCTTTCCCGGGGAAGCGGCAAAGTCAGCGGCTTGGGTTGGCCTCTCAGAGGAGGGCTTAATTCCTATTACGGCTACCGCTGGGGAAGTTTTCATACCGGTTTGGATATTGGCGGCGATACAGGACAGCCTTTTGTGGCTGCAGCCGGCGGCACAGTATCCTCGGTGGGCTGGAGCGGCGGCTATGGCAATATGATTCTTATCGATCATGGCAATGGTGTGGCTACCCGTTATGCCCACGCCTCCAAAGTAAGCGTTTCCAATGGACAACAAATAAGCAAAGGGGAGTCCATAGGCCTTGTGGGCTCAACCGGCCGTTCAACAGGACCTCATTTGCACTTTGAAGTGATCATTAATGGCGATACAGTCAATCCTCTTAACTATTTACCGTAA